From the genome of Streptococcus marmotae, one region includes:
- a CDS encoding UDP-N-acetylmuramoyl-tripeptide--D-alanyl-D-alanine ligase has product MKVTIYEVARVVGAKNDVTVYEDGPLNKVEFDSRLIAEGDLFVPLKGARDGHDFIPVAVENGCAITFSEKEVAAPHILVEDCLLAFQALAAYYLEKMQVQVIAVTGSNGKTTTKDMIHDILATTFSTYKTQGNYNNEIGLPYTVLHMPDNTEKLVLEMGQDHLGDIHLLSEIAKPSLAVITLFGEAHLEFFGSREQIAQGKLQIADGMPAGATLLLPNDSIGDAYLPSKQQLVRFGEGGEIYLTSLSENKTSLTFTTNFIDGAITLPVTGKYNATNAMVASYVGKCLGISDEAIKVALAQLQLTRNRTEWKKAGNGADILSDVYNANPTAMRLILETFSSIPANDNGKKIAVLADMKELGDQSVALHQKMITSLSPDYLDTLFFYGQDIEGLAQLASQMFPIGKVYFFRKNEAEDQFEELVARVLECVGAQDQILLKGSNSMHLDQLVVALENR; this is encoded by the coding sequence TAGCCGATTGATAGCCGAAGGGGATTTATTTGTCCCGTTAAAGGGAGCAAGAGACGGTCATGATTTTATTCCAGTAGCTGTTGAAAATGGCTGTGCTATTACCTTTTCTGAAAAAGAAGTAGCGGCTCCCCATATTTTAGTTGAAGACTGTCTGCTTGCATTTCAGGCTTTAGCGGCTTACTATCTTGAGAAAATGCAGGTCCAAGTGATAGCCGTGACAGGTTCAAATGGCAAAACGACGACGAAAGATATGATTCATGATATTCTAGCGACGACTTTTTCCACCTATAAAACCCAAGGAAATTACAATAATGAAATTGGATTGCCCTATACGGTTCTTCATATGCCGGACAATACTGAAAAACTCGTTCTTGAAATGGGACAGGATCATCTGGGAGATATTCATCTCTTGTCTGAAATTGCAAAGCCCAGTCTTGCTGTGATTACACTCTTTGGTGAAGCTCACTTGGAATTTTTTGGATCACGAGAGCAGATTGCACAAGGAAAATTACAGATTGCAGATGGAATGCCAGCTGGAGCAACCTTGTTGCTACCAAATGATTCAATTGGGGACGCCTACCTTCCTAGCAAGCAGCAGCTTGTTCGCTTTGGAGAAGGAGGAGAGATTTATCTCACCAGCTTGTCAGAAAATAAAACTAGTCTGACGTTTACAACCAACTTTATTGACGGTGCCATCACCCTCCCTGTAACAGGTAAGTATAATGCTACCAATGCTATGGTAGCAAGCTATGTGGGAAAATGTCTCGGTATTTCAGATGAAGCGATTAAAGTGGCTTTAGCCCAATTACAACTGACTCGTAACCGAACAGAATGGAAAAAAGCGGGAAATGGGGCAGATATTTTAAGCGATGTCTACAATGCCAATCCGACAGCCATGCGGTTGATTTTAGAAACCTTCTCAAGTATTCCAGCTAATGATAATGGGAAAAAAATAGCCGTTTTGGCGGATATGAAAGAATTGGGTGACCAGTCTGTTGCTCTGCACCAAAAAATGATAACCAGTCTGTCACCAGATTATCTGGATACGCTTTTCTTTTACGGACAAGATATAGAAGGCTTGGCTCAATTGGCTTCCCAGATGTTTCCAATTGGAAAAGTGTATTTCTTTAGGAAAAATGAAGCAGAAGACCAGTTTGAGGAGCTTGTTGCGCGTGTCCTCGAATGTGTTGGGGCTCAGGATCAGATTTTACTCAAAGGCAGTAATTCCATGCACCTTGATCAGCTAGTAGTAGCACTGGAGAACAGATAA
- a CDS encoding YwaF family protein produces MKEFFTDQPGFPPEIGFSEHLYLVLGLILVIYGAIKYHENQKWQRTFKGLQVLQLVLLYGWYLAISASLSGALPLYHCRMAMFVLLLARDESSYKEYFSLMGVFGSIVALLYPVFDPFPWFHVTIFSFIVGHLALLGNALNYLLRQSTYQLTLEKIAMLTFGINTFILIVDVVTGGDYGFLRKLPLLGDFGLVKNYLIESILFTLILTALSKLFHVVQAAHQVEKQDYERS; encoded by the coding sequence ATGAAAGAATTTTTTACGGATCAGCCTGGTTTTCCACCTGAAATTGGCTTTTCTGAACATTTGTATTTAGTATTAGGTCTGATTTTAGTGATATATGGTGCTATCAAGTATCATGAAAATCAGAAGTGGCAGCGAACTTTTAAGGGACTTCAAGTGCTTCAACTAGTTCTGCTCTATGGCTGGTATCTAGCGATATCAGCATCACTTTCTGGAGCGTTACCGCTCTATCATTGCCGGATGGCGATGTTTGTGCTTTTGCTCGCACGAGATGAGTCATCCTATAAGGAATATTTTTCCTTGATGGGGGTGTTTGGTTCTATTGTCGCCCTTCTCTATCCAGTCTTTGATCCCTTTCCTTGGTTTCATGTGACGATTTTTTCCTTTATTGTGGGTCATTTGGCTCTCTTGGGAAATGCCTTGAACTATCTTTTGCGCCAGTCTACCTACCAATTAACCTTAGAAAAGATTGCGATGTTGACCTTCGGTATCAATACCTTTATTCTGATAGTAGATGTGGTAACTGGTGGAGATTATGGTTTTTTACGCAAGTTACCCTTACTAGGTGATTTTGGACTTGTCAAGAATTACTTGATTGAATCTATTCTCTTCACGCTGATTTTAACTGCCTTATCTAAGTTGTTTCATGTGGTGCAGGCAGCTCATCAAGTAGAAAAACAAGATTATGAAAGAAGCTGA
- a CDS encoding IS30 family transposase yields the protein MTKYKHLTLSDRNDIQIGLERGESFKAIAQFILKDPTTVSKEVKRNRQIRTSTSDGLPCPLLDKAPFVCNACPKRRRNCGYKKIFYFAKQAQKQYEQTLIEAREGTPLNSQTFWDMDKIISDGVRKGQHIYHILKTHNLDVSSSTVYRHIRKGYLSIAPIDLARAVKFKERRKSTLPSIPKEAKKGRSYEDFQKYLTHNQLTSWLEMDTVMGRIGGKLLLTFNVSFCNFIFARLLDNKTAAEVAKHLYAIKNTLYETERDFFEIFPVILTDNGGEFARVDDIEMDVRGEVSLFFCDPNRSDQKARIEKNHTLMRDILPKGTSFDTLTQDDINLVCSHVNSVKRAALNGKSAYELFTFTYDEELAKLLGISLIPAEDVCQSPKVLQHKS from the coding sequence TTAAAGATCCTACTACTGTTTCCAAAGAAGTCAAACGTAATAGACAGATCAGAACATCTACTAGTGATGGGCTTCCTTGTCCTCTCCTTGATAAGGCTCCTTTTGTCTGTAACGCTTGCCCTAAGAGAAGACGAAATTGTGGCTATAAAAAAATATTCTATTTCGCTAAACAAGCTCAAAAACAATACGAACAAACTCTCATTGAGGCTCGTGAAGGAACACCTCTCAATTCTCAAACCTTCTGGGACATGGATAAAATCATTTCAGATGGGGTGAGAAAGGGACAACACATCTATCACATCCTTAAAACTCATAACCTTGATGTCAGCTCCTCAACCGTCTATCGACACATCCGTAAAGGATATCTTTCTATCGCTCCTATTGATCTCGCTAGGGCCGTAAAATTCAAAGAAAGACGCAAATCGACTCTACCTTCTATCCCTAAAGAAGCGAAAAAAGGACGGTCTTATGAGGACTTCCAAAAGTATTTGACCCATAACCAACTAACTTCTTGGTTAGAAATGGACACGGTTATGGGGCGTATTGGTGGGAAACTACTCCTCACTTTCAATGTCTCTTTCTGTAACTTTATCTTCGCTAGACTTCTGGACAATAAAACTGCCGCTGAAGTCGCTAAGCATCTCTATGCCATAAAGAATACACTTTATGAGACTGAGAGAGATTTCTTCGAAATCTTTCCTGTCATTCTTACCGATAATGGCGGAGAGTTCGCTAGAGTCGATGATATTGAAATGGACGTGAGAGGAGAGGTAAGTCTCTTCTTCTGTGACCCTAACCGGTCTGACCAGAAAGCAAGAATCGAGAAGAATCATACCCTTATGCGAGATATTCTCCCTAAAGGAACGAGCTTTGATACCTTAACTCAGGACGATATCAACCTGGTCTGTTCGCATGTCAATAGCGTGAAACGCGCTGCTTTGAATGGAAAGTCAGCTTATGAACTTTTTACGTTTACCTATGACGAAGAACTGGCTAAGCTTCTCGGTATTTCCTTAATTCCCGCTGAAGACGTCTGCCAGTCTCCTAAAGTATTGCAACATAAATCCTAA